Proteins from a genomic interval of Leishmania braziliensis MHOM/BR/75/M2904 complete genome, chromosome 24:
- a CDS encoding putative phosphotransferase, producing MRRSTLATPSRPPPSDQHHPQRNTVGAAESAAATSTPGGGAFWIAPQPFDAYIVLDLEATCEAGRRITDAEVIEFPMVLVDPRTATQVAEFQRYVRPVKNPMLSRFCTELTGITQNMVSHRDPFPVVYCEALQFLAEAGLGDAPPLRSYCVVTCGDWDLKTMLPSQIRISGQQGTPLSFQRWCNLKKYMSGLGLRDGGERGGPTDMPDMLRILGLPHQGRHHSGIDDCRNIAAVLCALLKRGLVVDTTFATEPFERWHAPAEAQLPALQELRSTLADGAIQHSRDLPPPLSHARTEDNAPQGEKQQQQQQQQPPTQARKGRSASQPAFSANLILPALGIDTNRDAVQELLSDTNAATAATSSRVFDKEELKTTSKFMSALLRHKAVQWRVPITSNGYVLLDDVLRQPQMRRKPQVSVQDVARMVRDSDKQRFQLAYGAADGRLYITATQGHSIDGVEPKLRTLTSVEEVPMAIHGTYWEAWKTIQRCGYLSAMTRQHIHFAKGLMNDAQVISGMRNNVQLFIYLDVAAVLADGVALYESTNGVILTPGVGDTRQLPLKYVAKVVDRSSGCIIYPV from the coding sequence ATGAGGAGGAGTACACTGGCGACGccctctcggcctccacccTCCGACCAGCACCACCCACAGCGCAACACGGTGGGGGCCGCAGaatccgccgccgccacgtccacacccggcggcggtgccttCTGGATTGCCCCGCAGCCGTTTGACGCGTACATCGTTCTGGACTTGGAGGCGACGTGTGAGGCGGGCCGACGCATCACAGACGCCGAGGTGATCGAGTTCCCGATGGTCCTGGTCGACCCTCGTACCGCAACACAGGTAGCGGAGTTCCAGCGCTATGTGCGACCAGTGAAAAATCCCATGCTCTCGCGCTTCTGCACCGAACTGACGGGCATCACGCAGAACATGGTAAGCCACCGCGACCCGTTCCCTGTGGTGTACTGCGAGGCACTGCAGTTTCTGGCCGAGGCCGGACTCGGCGAtgcaccgccactgcgcaGCTACTGCGTTGTCACGTGCGGCGACTGGGACCTGAAGACAATGCTGCCGTCACAGATACGTATCAGCGGGCAGCAAGGCACGCCTCTCTCATTCCAGCGGTGGTGCAACCTGAAGAAGTACATGTCGGGGCTGGGCTTGAGGGACGGGGGTGAGCGTGGCGGCCCAACTGATATGCCTGACATGCTGCGGATCCTCGGCCTCCCGCATCAGGGGCGTCATCACAGCGGAATCGACGACTGCCGCAACATCGCCGCAGTTCTTTGCGCATTGCTGAAGCGCGGCCTCGTCGTGGATACCACTTTTGCTACCGAACCCTTTGAGCGCTGGCACGCGCCGGCAGAAGCACAGCTTCCTGCCTTGCAAGAACTGCGTAGCACCTTGGCCGACGGCGCTATACAACACTCAAGGGatctgcctccgccgctgtcgcatGCCCGGACAGAGGATAATGCCCCACAAGGGgagaaacagcagcagcagcagcagcagcaaccgccGACGCAAGCAAGAAAGGGGCGTTCGGCATCCCAACCAGCATTTTCAGCCAACCTCATTTTGCCAGCCCTTGGCATTGATACAAATCGCGATGCTGTGCAGGAGCTTCTCTCCGACACGAAtgcggccaccgccgccacctcttcgcGAGTGTTCGATAAGGAGGAACTCAAGACCACATCAAAGTTTATGTCTGCCCTGCTCCGCCATAAGGCGGTCCAGTGGCGAGTGCCCATCACCTCCAATGGCTACGTGCTGCTTGACGACGTCCTGCGTCAACCGCAGATGAGGAGGAAACCGCAAGTCTCAGTGCAGGATGTCGCCAGGATGGTGCGCGACTCTGACAAGCAGCGCTTCCAGTTAGCGTATGGTGCCGCAGACGGCCGTCTCTACATTACTGCCACGCAGGGACACAGCATCGATGGTGTTGAGCCGAAGCTACGAACGCTGACGAGCGTGGAAGAGGTGCCAATGGCTATCCATGGCACCTACTGGGAGGCCTGGAAGACGATTCAGCGCTGCGGTTACCTCAGCGCCATGACGAGGCAGCACATCCACTTCGCCAAGGGACTCATGAACGACGCACAAGTGATAAGCGGCATGCGCAATAACGTGCAGCTCTTCATATACCTGGACGTCGCGGCAGTGCTCGCGGACGGCGTGGCACTGTATGAGTCCACTAACGGCGTTATCCTCACCCCCGGTGTGGGCGACACGCGTCAGCTGCCTCTCAAGTACGTGGCCAAGGTGGTGGAccgcagcagtggctgcATCATCTACCCTGTGTGA
- a CDS encoding putative inositol polyphosphate phosphatase: MATTTTSLSLPRARLPALHQLPLDSITVYDTATHCYLLGTDSLQKNFHLLSWRKHSPEQTTSHYSCSNSSVAAASSSDGRLNTTVSESGVEEERAETGSATTSPHAFRTAPFVFDDLHGFTTYAVYSPTEAGALVDALQREHGASLRILSAVAFLGAVRFTAGYYVVLATERRMAGYIGAHRLFEVVNVELVSLQLDPEWVAAAEAQARQQVQRLRRGGFEGRYSSPTPSRATAGASPFAFFSRSRRGGARYRRRFSSAAGTSASVSATSYLFQRRSVEELYRQRFLSSLARTSSFFYSHSYDLTNTLQRNMLAAGAAASDGAQAATRLDSGRRRHFERQSDRGAAADVGVESYPRNGQLLQPRMQYVWNEYLLEPWQLNDRDAGSDDTDICDDAAVNVASGDAQAAPPVSRATQDAAPQYPSALSRWCIFLVHGYITQRVVVVRRPNFHTLLITLIARVSKASAGVRFLRRGLNSDGHVANHVEVEQIISDESSWNSTFTVGTLTSYVQLRGSVPVRWYHPPTASRLLPKPPIVLGPHDSQWSETCLHFQHLLAQYGPPILVHDLLKSKESNARESVLGDAYRAAVRALVAAVDRCATSAKAAAASHDHAKGGDACELRVTGADILQYESTDLRSLSQLAWNTMTSVALQHFSAVRCFVSRRCGRVATPEQHAQWAANLDHGDLLTESDTNEVAGAHDGRGSGDSEAAEAVQLQCGVVRSNCLDCIDRTNLGQLFHGLHALGEQLSALGLLRHAADVCDSPAVTEMLLEMYLAMGDAIATQYGGSAQVGAGVLHRGAGWDQLMGVKRLYHNVMGDRDKQEAMNLLLGRKQPQPRRGSHACNSEMHSPGQIVAPSLSTIVTPASSEVTAMLSGEGCGLPASEDAVAPPASFFSEIRQVASRWWNEATSSVSSSYGAAAALRAAQHAAAEAEAEADYYEQVSSAPRLPLAGLLASWWVQPLRRFDEWYAACGASARQRAARNDRTADVPSETPLGNVVAQRVPHSAFDRSDSSSSLASTLAPSMSFRINVPTHAAVSSPDAYGGDELALRLLAVETQEQERWQLYIANVERQACLAPARRDAATQLYNDRRRKVSCDGGNNDAVAAPPLSSRFSPVSASTPTSDASTLPHMMQRSSVSSAVLQGSMSTMGLDDVGEAVIMSSATSTLSTAAAAGDMEAGAMLRAGPATVAAAEFVPLPLSARLLTVPLCLFTEPWTVLRTTMHTLPVESVAAAERRSTGGSLISATALCSGGLGGSNRKRAAIYDISDASYLEPLYSIGQAAARQLFGDLQPAVAVLAAKSSRQLLVEQHQPWRSPQEVHQHGAFPRIVQNSAFALQDADLEQLVYREVLWIVEGVDMAAAERRGASAEWLKKPASHVSMVPPRSSWTLSPHEVVDRQFMAALLVDLFGSPATWGLEDIIRVVQRLVYPARLPMEVLQALRSSRVQPPLEGAELLFTGAPAGVEEDVEEREQRVDTEVRQYWHERLVAPIKQTGPLLARGTAVPALAQASTLTPPQWGSGGRGTPLRWTSPIHVPLPSPSLSSQRVENGGTDGPVQAAVALLCRLASVLRFAAHDSTARRASVNGMGSGTLMIARGNGVFTATPTAARWCYETWRSESRGGAGMDVLVASADEADAAQDKAHASVRHVEEALLPLLEVCPESGASTSAYLPGLFPEHEALSDSLRRQWLLCSLLQNIFPRCTLTPPTMHNLLHDFFSELLLVDAAASAPADEVKKCNQQQQQRRRREYHVRYTFVLSHQHWQLQQQQEQRQGSSLHLSGDGAVDDAGGGRGGGFPQKLVMDSSSSLSSSSPQGPSNTHRASSSFTSAAASRTLNIPATLKVRYCCSALDLYRWSVVHCPLFAMPPAREQSCASFVSRNGSHANRSTAAAAWHLLWWAVDNNFVVPVVRRRGQRTLEMLADETTLFCVKRDLARVALNIERRCRSDVWRPQQPEVRTSSEKEVPGPSAIYGVNLPSSILQLHRPLRRSAIVDILALSENLASLGLRAATQVQEFFRDRNVHGWSRQPLGASSGAAVALFGGSVTGTTAVVDSPLPNVSSGSSAVTAATVVCRFHRLAEECLQSVQSVMVALQHVSLEVFARDAAMHSYIGFFVNVYNAAYVVAWLTNVKELVSNGAAAAAVDTNLPSRNSHHQHQGVRRAPAPRTIDLLPLPTLCNTNCACFMHVYGVVVGGVFLSLEAMKYGILGGNRAPPHCDLPLWPPVGGNGASQCCPSNNQHSSELDWRQKVQRLVPLHLRADVSEAARLNSLQRHPHLQEALDFTDMHEALTASTQQADDACVDEDGPHAEPTKRRSSSREWGVVRDQSSSSSAPCVSQSLPASSIDVAAAAAATADSAQRGARVSPPRWSPLPRSTSLLQEQQGQSNAGLQRRRRRELVDVWSVDVVRFLPFRIVLQLIDTYLPPPVLHLCAGSVEAEGRESFMDVIGGGDGSSAAGNSSNSPAGDLRHSVPLDGRDHVPWYLLPILNTTPLVQTTLQSSKLGAAYAVARDGDGPAAGTLTPQVSQDANGVLLQPCRMWSSASYYVVGGDGTSSDEAVSHSFQLLQALAGSYLGSGLYYPIHRATTGGSAGDAAPRAPAQHLCLPLHADEALAQLRATEAAFRSAFFSTDPHLFCGAAASPPSAKPPPTLAAMTLQRLSQSSSSLPTASLQPPHLRGGSGAAGMPTSTASPGARIIFGGPGSTTTSCSATLQNAMKPVLHEWCRSIEEEVSSTTLLSRPGWQLQVTLKMVRLLEESYASGKAVQAAQAAMRSG, translated from the coding sequence ATGGCGACTACCACGACGTCACTCTCGCTGCCTCGCGCGCGGTTACCAGCGCTGCATCAACTCCCGCTAGACTCCATCACGGTGTACGACACGGCCACCCACTGCTACCTGCTCGGCACGGACAGCCTGCAGAAGAACTTCCACCTGCTTTCCTGGCGCAAGCACAGCCCTGAGCAAACAACCAGCCACTACTCTTGCAGCAACAGTAGCGTCGCCGCGGCCTCCAGCAGTGATGGACGCCTCAACACCACCGTGTCGGAGTcaggggtggaggaggaacgTGCTGAGACAggctccgccaccacctccccacATGCCTTCCGCACTGCGCCTTTTGTCTTTGATGATTTGCATGGCTTCACAACCTACGCCGTATACTCCCCCACCGAAGCCGGCGCCCTAGTCGATGCTCTGCAACGAGAGCAcggcgcgtcgctgcgcatTCTTTCTGCGGTTGCCTTCCTCGGTGCGGTGCGTTTCACTGCCGGCTACTACGTGGTGCTGGCGACGGAGCGACGTATGGCAGGCTACATTGGCGCGCATCGACTCTTCGAGGTTGTGAACGTGGAACTAGTCTCGTTGCAGCTCGATCCTGAATGGGTGgccgcagcagaggcgcaggcTCGACAACAGGTGCAGCGactgcggcgcggcggcttcGAGGGGCGGTACTCGTCGCCTACCCCTTCACGTGCAACGGCGGGCGCCTCACCATTTGCGTTTTTTTCCCGCTCCCGCCGAGGTGGTGCGCGCTACAGACGCAGAttctcctccgctgctggGACAAGCGCCTCCGTGTCCGCCACTTCGTATCTTTTTCAGCGCCGCAGTGTGGAGGAGTTGTACCGGCAGCGGTTTCTCAGCTCCCTcgcgcgcacctcctccttcttttACTCGCATAGCTACGATCTCACCAATACGCTTCAGCGGAACATGCtggcagcaggggcagcagcgtccgACGGCGCCCAGGCGGCCACCCGTCTGGACagcgggcggcggcgccacttTGAGCGACAGTCAgaccgcggcgcagcggcagatgtCGGAGTGGAGTCCTACCCGCGGAATggtcagctgctgcagccaaGGATGCAGTACGTGTGGAATGAGTATCTTTTGGAGCCGTGGCAGCTGAATGATCGCGACGCGGGAAGCGACGACACCGACATCTGTGATGACGCGGCGGTGAATGTCGCAAGCGGTGACGCGCAGGCAGCTCCGCCTGTCAGTCGTGCAACACAGgatgcggcgccgcagtACCCGTCTGCGCTGTCGCGGTGGTGTATCTTCCTCGTGCACGGCTACATTACGCAGCGCGTTGTAGTGGTACGCCGGCCAAACTTTCATACACTTCTTATCACGCTCATCGCGCGCGTCAGCAAGGCCTCGGCCGGCGTACGTTTCCTCCGGCGCGGCCTTAACAGCGACGGGCACGTTGCAAACCATGTCGAGGTGGAGCAAATCATCAGCGACGAGTCTTCGTGGAACTCGACCTTTACTGTCGGTACCCTCACCTCCTACGTTCAGCTGCGTGGGTCGGTGCCGGTGCGGTGGTATCACCCCCCGACGGCGTCGCGCCTGCTCCCGAAGCCGCCGATTGTGCTGGGTCCGCACGACTCGCAATGGAGCGAAACATGTCTCCACTTTCAGCACCTCCTGGCGCAGTACGGCCCCCCCATCCTCGTGCACGATCTTCTCAAGAGCAAAGAGAGCAACGCGCGGGAGAGCGTTCTCGGCGACGCGTACCGCGCTGCAGTACGTGCCCTGGTCGCTGCCGTGGACCGTTGTGCGACCTCTGCgaaggctgcggcggccagcCATGACCACGCAAAAGGCGGGGACGCGTGTGAACTGCGCGTCACTGGCGCTGACATTCTCCAGTACGAGTCCACTGATCTCCGCAGCCTTAGCCAGCTCGCGTGGAACACAATGACTTCTGTGGCACTGCAGCACTTCAGCGCGGTCCGCTGCTTTGTCAGCAGGCGATGCGGCCGTGTCGCCACCCCAGAACAGCACGCACAGTGGGCTGCCAACCTCGATCACGGGGACTTGCTCACGGAGAGTGACACCAACGAGGTCGCCGGTGCACACGACGGACGGGgaagcggcgacagcgaagcTGCTGAGGCCGTGCAGCTGCAATGTGGTGTGGTCCGCAGCAACTGTCTCGACTGTATTGATCGCACGAACCTTGGACAGCTTTTTCATGGCCTCCACGCACTGGGGGAGCAGCTCTCTGCGCTAGGTCTGTTGCGGCACGCAGCGGACGTGTGTGACTCGCCAGCGGTAACGGAGATGCTGCTCGAGATGTACCTGGCCATGGGCGACGCCATTGCCACCCAGTACGGCGGCTCCGCCCAGGTTGGCGCCggcgtgctgcaccgcggcgcaggtTGGGATCAGCTGATGGGGGTGAAGCGCCTCTACCACAATGTAATGGGTGACCGTGACAAGCAGGAGGCAATGAATCTGCTGCTCGGCCGCAAACAGCCGCAACCCCGCCGAGGCTCACACGCCTGCAACTCCGAGATGCACAGTCCTGGCCAGATAGTCGCGCCGTCACTGAGCACCATCGTCACGCCTGCATCGTCAGAAGTGACAGCAATGTTGTCTGGGGAGGGCTGCGGCTTGCCGGCGAGCGAGGATGCCGTGGCGCCGCCAGCATCTTTCTTCTCTGAAATTCGCCAGGTGGCCTCGCGGTGGTGGAACGAAGCGACCTCGTCGGTGTCGTCGTCTTacggagctgccgccgcgctacGTGCTGCCCAGCACGCTGCCGCGGAagcggaggcagaggcagactACTACGAGCAAGTCTCCAGCGCCCCACGGCTGCCTCTGGCCGGGCTACTGGCCTCGTGGTgggtgcagccgctgcgccgcttcgaCGAGTGGTATGCCGCGTGTGGTGCGAgtgcacggcagcgcgcTGCGAGGAATGACAGAACGGCAGACGTTCCCAGCGAGACGCCTCTGGGGAACGTCGTCGCGCAGAGAGTGCCGCACAGCGCCTTTGATCGCTCGGattcgtcctcctctctggcATCCACACTTGCCCCCTCGATGAGCTTCCGCATAAACGTGCCGACGCACGCAGCCGTGTCCTCTCCCGACGCCTACGGCGGAGACGAGCTTGCGCTCCGCCTTCTAGCCGTCGAGAcgcaggagcaggagcgctGGCAACTCTACATTGCCAACGTGGAGCGACAAGCTTGCCTCGCCCCAGCGCggcgcgacgctgccacGCAGCTGTACAACGACAGACGTAGGAAGGTGTCGTGTGACGGAGGGAACAACGATGCCGTCGCGGCACCGCCCCTGTCTTCGCGTTTCTCTCCAGTCTCAGCGAGCACCCCCACTAGCGACGCCTCGACGTTGCCACACATGATGCAGCGGTCCTCCGTAAGCAGTGCCGTGCTGCAGGGATCGATGTCCACAATGGGGCTCGACGATGTCGGCGAGGCGGTGATAATGAGCAGTGCCACGTCGACCTTGAGTACagcggccgctgctggagacaTGGAGGCGGGTGCCATGTTACGTGCAGGACCCGCAactgtggcagcagcagaattCGTGCCTCTGCCCTTATCAGCACGTTTGCTGACAGTTCCGCTGTGCCTCTTCACCGAGCCGTGGACTGTTCTCCGCACAACGATGCACACTCTGCCCGTCGAgagcgtcgccgctgcagagcgcCGGTCGACCGGTGGATCACTCATCTCTGCTACTGCTTTGTGCTCTGGGGGCTTGGGCGGATCGAATAGGAAGCGTGCCGCGATTTACGACATCAGCGATGCATCGTACCTAGAACCGTTGTACAGCATCGGGCAAGCCGCTGCGCGCCAGCTCTTTGGCGACCTTCAACCTGCCGTtgccgtcctcgccgccaaGTCTTCGCGGCAGCTTCTGGTGGAGCAACATCAGCCCTGGCGGTCGCCGCAGGAGGTTCATCAGCACGGCGCCTTCCCGCGTATTGTGCAGAACAGCGCGTTCGCGCTGCAGGATGCGGATCTCGAGCAGCTGGTGTACCGGGAGGTACTGTGGATAGTAGAAGGTGTTGACATGGCGGCAGCtgagcggcgcggcgcttcAGCGGAGTGGCTGAAGAAGCCTGCATCGCATGTGTCGATGGTGCCGCCGAGATCGTCGTGGACTCTCTCCCCTCACGAAGTAGTGGACCGGCAGTTCATGGCGGCGTTGCTCGTGGATTTGTTCGGTTCGCCAGCAACATGGGGGCTAGAGGACATAATACGAGTGGTGCAACGCCTCGTCTACCCCGCGCGCTTGCCGATGGAAGTTTTGCAGGCACTGCGAAGCAGTCGTGTACAGCCGCCACTCGAAGGCGCAGAGCTTCTGTTCACTGGTGCGCCTGCAGGGGTAGAGGAAGATGTGGAAGAGCGAGAGCAACGCGTGGACACGGAAGTGAGGCAGTACTGGCATGAGCGACTTGTCGCACCAATCAAACAAACAGGCCCACTCCTCGCCCGTGGCACCGCCGTTCCCGCCCTCGCGCAGGCCTCCACACTCACGCCGCCACAGTGGGGCTCCGGGGGCAGAGGCACTCCCCTCAGGTGGACATCACCCATACACGTCCCTCTGCCGTccccgtcgctgtcgtcccAGCGGGTCGAGAACGGCGGCACAGACGGCCCAGTGcaagcggcagtggcgcttcTCTGTCGTCTCGCGAGTGTCCTACGCTTTGCAGCGCACGACAGCACGGCGAGAAGAGCGTCGGTGAATGGTATGGGCAGTGGGACGCTCATGATAGCTCGCGGCAATGGCGTATTCACGGCAACACCCACGGCAGCTCGCTGGTGTTACGAGACGTGGAGGAGTGAaagccgtggcggcgctggcatgGATGTTCTTGTTGCGTCTGCTGACGAGGCTGACGCTGCGCAGGACAAGGCGCACGCGTCTGTCCGCCATGTGGAAGAAGCGCTTCTCCCCCTACTGGAAGTGTGCCCCGAGTCTGGCGCGTCTACATCTGCGTACCTCCCAGGCCTCTTTCCCGAGCATGAGGCCCTCTCTGACTCGCTGCGTCGGCAGTGGCTCCTGTGCTCTCTCCTGCAGAACATCTTCCCCCGCTGCACGCTGACGCCACCAACGATGCATAACCTGCTTCATGACTTCTTTAGTGAGCTGCTCCTtgtcgatgctgctgcctcaGCTCCTGCCGACGAGGTGAAGAAGTGcaatcagcagcagcaacagcgtcGGCGCCGTGAGTACCACGTCCGCTACACCTTTGTGCTCTCCCATCAGCActggcagctgcagcaacagcaagaACAGCGGCAAGGGTCCAGCCTACACCTCTCGGGCGATGGTGCGGTGGATGACGCTGGAGGTGGCCGTGGTGGAGGGTTCCCGCAGAAGCTCGTTATGGACAGCTCTTCGTCACtgtcgtcctcctcaccgCAAGGGCCGTCAAATACTCACAGagcctcctcgtccttcacCTCAGCTGCGGCCTCGCGAACGCTGAACATTCCGGCCACGCTGAAGGTGCGGTACTGCTGTTCTGCCTTGGACCTCTACCGCTGGTCTGTGGTGCACTGCCCACTCTTCGCGATGCCTCCTGCGCGCGAGCAGAGTTGTGCATCCTTTGTCTCCAGAAACGGTAGTCACGCGAACAggagcaccgcagcggctgcgtggcACCTGCTCTGGTGGGCAGTGGACAACAACTTCGTCGTCCCTGTGGTGCGCCGTCGCGGACAGAGGACGCTCGAAATGCTGGCAGATGAGACAACGCTGTTCTGCGTGAAGCGTGACCTTGCACGCGTCGCGCTGAACATtgagcgccgctgtcgcagcgACGTCTGGCGACCGCAGCAACCAGAGGTGCGGACCAGCTCTGAGAAAGAGGTGCCTGGTCCAAGCGCCATCTACGGTGTCAACCTCCCCTCGTCAattctgcagctgcaccggccccttcgccgcagcgccatcgtgGACATATTGGCGTTGAGTGAAAATTTGGCGAGTCTCGGGTTGCGTGCTGCGACGCAGGTGCAGGAGTTCTTCCGCGATCGAAACGTGCACGGTTGGTCACGGCAGCCCCTCGgcgccagcagtggcgctgcggtcgctctcttcggcggcagcgttACTGGCACAACAGCAGTGGTAGACTCCCCCTTGCCCAACGTCAGCAGTGGCTCCAGTGCTGTCACGGCAGCGACCGTTGTTTGCCGGTTTCACCGACTCGCCGAGGAATGCTTGCAGAGCGTGCAGAGTGTCATGGTGGCGCTTCAGCACGTGTCTCTGGAAGTCTTTGCAAGGGATGCAGCCATGCACAGCTACATTGGCTTCTTTGTGAACGTGTACAACGCCGCCTACGTAGTGGCATGGCTCACCAACGTAAAGGAACTGGTGAGtaacggcgccgccgcggcagcagtcgaCACGAATCTACCGAGCAGGAACAGCCACCACCAACATCAGGGTGTTCGTcgcgcgccagcaccacgCACCATtgacctcctccctcttcccaccTTGTGCAACACGAACTGCGCCTGCTTCATGCACGTCTATGGCGTCGTCGTTGGCGGAGTGTTTTTGAGTCTCGAAGCGATGAAGTACGGCATCCTGGGCGGAAACCGAGCTCCGCCCCACTGTGACCTGCCCCTGTGGCCCCCCGTTGGCGGCAACGGTGCCAGTCAGTGTTGCCCCTCTAACAACCAGCACTCAAGCGAGCTGGACTGGCGACAGAAGGTGCAACGACTCGTACCGCTGCACCTACGCGCCGACGTCTCTGAGGCAGCGCGGCTTAATTCCCTTCAGCGCCATCCGCACCTGCAAGAAGCGCTAGACTTCACCGACATGCACGAGGCGCTCACCGCGTCCACACAACAGGCAGACGATGCGTGCGTTGATGAGGACGGGCCACACGCAGAGCCAACCAAGAGAAGGTCCTCCTCGCGCGAATGGGGTGTCGTGCGGGACCAAAGTAGCAGCTCTAGTGCCCCCTGCGTGTCGCAATCCTTGCCGGCTTCCTCCATCGAcgtcgcagcggccgccgcagcgacagcggatTCGGCTCAGCGAGGCGCACGAGTGTCGCCACCTCGGTGGTCACCACTCCCGCGGAGCACTTCATTACTGCAAGAACAGCAAGGCCAAAGTAACGCTGGACTGCAacggcgccgacgccgcgAGCTGGTTGATGTGTGGAGCGTCGATGTCGTGCGTTTCTTACCGTTCCGCATTGTGCTCCAGCTCATCGATACCTATCTACCACCGCCGGTGCTTCACCTGTGCGCCGGTAGCGTCGAagcggagggaagggagagtTTTATGGATGtcatcggcggcggtgatggcagcagtgcagcgggCAACAGTAGCAACAGCCCCGCTGGAGACCTTCGTCACTCCGTCCCCCTCGATGGCAGAGACCACGTACCGTGGTACCTGCTGCCGATCCTCAACACCACCCCACTGGTGCAAACCACCTTGCAGAGCTCCAAGCTCGGCGCCGCCTACGCTGTTGCCCGGGACGGCGACGGACCAGCGGCCGGCACGTTGACGCCTCAGGTCAGTCAAGACGCGAacggtgtgctgctgcagccgtgcCGCATgtggagcagcgcctcctaCTATGTCGTGGGTGGCGACGGCACGAGTAGTGATGAAGCGGTGAGCCACTCCTTCCAGCTACTCCAAGCGCTGGCTGGCTCCTACCTTGGCTCTGGCCTCTACTACCCCATCCACCGTGCCACCACAGGTGGCAGCGCAGGGGATGCTGCGCCACGTGCTCCGGCGCAGCACCTGTGTCTTCCCCTTCACGCGGACGAAGCCCTTGCACAGCTACGCGCCACGGAGGCGGCCTTCCGCAGTGCCTTTTTCAGCACCGACCCGCATCTTttctgcggcgccgcagcctcACCGCCATCCGCTAAGCCGCCCCCTACACTGGCAGCGATGACGTTGCAGCGCCTGTCTCAGTCGTCGTCATCTTTGCCAACTGCCTCGTTGCAGCCCCCTCATctgcgcggtggcagcggagcCGCCGGCATGCCAACGAGCACGGCTAGCCCCGGCGCTAGAATAATCTTTGGCGGCCctggcagcaccaccacctcctgctcTGCCACCCTACAGAACGCCATGAAGCCTGTCTTGCACGAGTGGTGTCGGTCGATCGAAGAGGAggtgagcagcaccacccttctctcccgACCTGGGTGGCAGTTACAGGTAACGCTCAAGATGGTGCGGCTTCTCGAGGAGTCATACGCGTCTGGCAAGG